From one Acidobacteriota bacterium genomic stretch:
- a CDS encoding AlpA family phage regulatory protein: protein MSQFPPRAFIRMAAELDAADPQNAASGCDACESPDGLRFLSLRDVLDRLTISRSLLYELIKDPVQPFPAPVHIGRRSVWVENEVVSYMRAVLITARR from the coding sequence ATGAGCCAGTTTCCTCCCCGCGCGTTCATCCGCATGGCTGCTGAACTGGACGCTGCAGACCCGCAGAACGCCGCGTCCGGCTGCGACGCGTGCGAAAGCCCGGACGGATTGCGGTTCCTTTCACTCCGCGATGTTCTTGATCGGCTGACCATCAGCCGGTCACTTCTGTATGAGCTGATCAAGGATCCGGTCCAGCCATTCCCGGCGCCCGTTCATATTGGTCGACGCAGTGTCTGGGTCGAGAACGAAGTTGTGAGCTACATGCGAGCCGTCTTGATCACAGCCCGCCGGTAA
- a CDS encoding DUF736 domain-containing protein, whose translation MAQIGAFTLKDGAWTGTIRTMTINVKAQLVPNKDKGKSKDTPDFRLYAGGAELGAAWRQDSKDGETPYLAIKLDDPSFAQPMRAAFFENEAEGTGVMVWNRPK comes from the coding sequence ATGGCACAGATCGGCGCATTCACCCTCAAGGACGGAGCCTGGACCGGGACCATCCGTACCATGACCATTAACGTCAAGGCCCAGCTTGTTCCCAACAAGGACAAAGGCAAAAGCAAGGACACACCAGACTTCCGGCTCTACGCCGGCGGCGCAGAACTCGGCGCGGCCTGGCGCCAGGATTCGAAAGACGGCGAGACGCCCTACCTCGCCATCAAGCTCGACGATCCGAGCTTTGCCCAGCCGATGCGCGCGGCCTTCTTTGAGAACGAAGCAGAAGGCACCGGCGTCATGGTCTGGAACCGTCCCAAATGA
- a CDS encoding DUF2274 domain-containing protein, which produces MNLRLAKLADRTPVRLTLALDPGTAAALQDYAAVYQETYGEAERSETLAAAMIDMFLASDAGFRRARKALPTNASKGD; this is translated from the coding sequence ATGAACCTCCGCCTTGCAAAACTCGCCGACCGCACACCGGTCAGGCTCACCCTCGCACTTGATCCGGGCACCGCAGCCGCGCTGCAGGATTATGCGGCGGTCTACCAAGAGACTTATGGCGAAGCCGAGCGCAGCGAAACGCTCGCTGCCGCCATGATCGACATGTTCCTGGCGTCAGACGCCGGGTTCAGACGGGCCCGGAAGGCCCTGCCCACCAATGCCAGCAAAGGAGACTGA
- a CDS encoding efflux RND transporter periplasmic adaptor subunit has translation MTRSIHPLTFSLAALLMAGIVAACGASSETQADAHDHAEEEGHAEDDGHGAGEHGDEEAEAEEGPHGGRLLEDGEFALEVTIFETGVEPEYRIYPTFEGKPVDPSKVDLSVGLARLGGKKDSFRFKPEAEYLKSDGVVEEPHSFDVAVSASYGGKSYKWAYESYEGRTTISDAIAADAGLATEPAGPALIRERVELSGTVQLTPSATADVRAVYPGRVVRVTRTVGDRVSKGDTLAEVENSSSLQTYSVRAPISGTVLERRTNAGDVAASEPLFVIGDLGAAQAELHVFPKDAGLIKPGQGVTVRLAGGDMTARGEIDSFLPLAEAGTQSLIARVVLPRDAGFRAGMRVTAEVDTSEMQVPLAVRESALQRFRDTTAVFAKHGDTYEVRMLELGRSDGEFVEVLSGIDPGEAYVTENSFLIKADIDKSGAGHDH, from the coding sequence ATGACCCGATCAATTCATCCGCTCACGTTCAGTCTCGCAGCCTTGCTGATGGCCGGCATTGTCGCTGCTTGCGGCGCGTCGTCCGAGACGCAGGCCGACGCTCATGACCATGCCGAAGAAGAAGGCCACGCTGAAGACGACGGCCACGGCGCCGGCGAGCATGGCGATGAGGAGGCCGAGGCCGAAGAAGGCCCACACGGAGGCCGCTTGCTGGAAGACGGCGAATTTGCCCTTGAAGTTACAATCTTCGAAACGGGCGTTGAGCCAGAGTACAGAATCTATCCGACCTTTGAAGGAAAGCCGGTCGATCCGTCCAAGGTTGACTTGTCGGTCGGCCTTGCGCGCCTCGGCGGCAAGAAAGACAGCTTCAGGTTCAAACCGGAAGCTGAGTATCTGAAAAGCGACGGTGTCGTCGAAGAGCCTCATTCATTCGATGTCGCCGTGAGCGCGTCTTACGGCGGAAAGTCCTACAAATGGGCCTACGAGTCCTATGAGGGCCGCACCACGATCAGCGATGCAATCGCCGCTGATGCAGGCCTGGCGACCGAACCGGCCGGACCAGCGCTCATTCGTGAACGGGTCGAGTTGTCAGGGACTGTCCAGCTTACACCCTCTGCCACCGCTGATGTTCGCGCTGTCTATCCGGGCCGCGTGGTCCGGGTGACCCGGACGGTCGGCGACAGGGTGAGCAAGGGCGACACTCTCGCCGAGGTCGAAAATTCGAGCAGCCTGCAAACCTACTCCGTCCGCGCGCCTATTTCCGGTACCGTGCTCGAACGGCGCACGAACGCGGGGGATGTCGCAGCCAGCGAGCCGCTGTTCGTGATCGGCGACCTTGGCGCCGCCCAGGCAGAGCTGCACGTTTTTCCAAAGGATGCCGGCCTGATCAAACCGGGTCAGGGTGTCACCGTCAGGCTGGCGGGCGGCGACATGACAGCGCGCGGGGAGATCGACAGCTTCCTCCCCCTGGCAGAGGCTGGAACACAGTCCCTGATCGCACGCGTGGTCCTGCCACGGGATGCGGGCTTCAGGGCCGGCATGCGGGTCACGGCTGAAGTTGATACGTCTGAGATGCAGGTGCCGCTCGCGGTGCGCGAGAGTGCTTTGCAGCGGTTTCGCGACACGACCGCCGTCTTTGCAAAGCACGGCGACACCTACGAAGTCCGGATGCTGGAACTTGGACGCAGCGACGGGGAGTTCGTTGAAGTCCTCAGCGGCATCGACCCCGGCGAGGCTTACGTTACCGAGAACTCGTTCCTCATCAAAGCGGACATCGACAAGTCCGGCGCTGGCCACGACCACTAG
- the trbG gene encoding P-type conjugative transfer protein TrbG, which produces MTRFLLASSATALLAACATPLPPEPVIDTANFIAAIPLEEPKSERVEIVETAIALPLPGQLKPVEPAAGKKSPKTPTAAIKEGRAGAVVEPSSDGFVNAVQIYPYTEGALYRLYASPGQVTDVALQPGETLVSVSAGDTVRWVVGDTASGSGSAARAHILVKPVAAGLRTNLMIATDRRTYHLELESTASTYMAALSWRYPQDELAGLAARNTIAAAEDAVTAGRGVSLETLNFDYRLTGDTPDWKPVRVFDDGRQVFIQMPASISASEMPPLFVLSSAGEAELVNYRVRGSYYIVDRLFGAAELRHGTKPQTVVRISKASATRKSRWFGG; this is translated from the coding sequence ATGACCCGGTTCCTGCTTGCCTCATCGGCGACCGCCCTGCTCGCGGCCTGCGCCACGCCGCTGCCACCAGAGCCGGTCATCGATACCGCCAACTTTATCGCGGCGATCCCACTGGAAGAGCCAAAGTCCGAACGCGTGGAGATTGTCGAAACGGCCATCGCGCTTCCCCTGCCCGGGCAGCTCAAACCGGTTGAACCGGCAGCCGGCAAGAAAAGTCCGAAAACGCCCACAGCAGCAATCAAGGAAGGCCGCGCCGGCGCGGTTGTCGAGCCTTCCTCGGACGGCTTCGTCAACGCCGTCCAGATCTATCCTTATACGGAAGGCGCCCTTTACCGCCTCTATGCCAGCCCTGGCCAGGTCACGGATGTCGCGCTTCAGCCGGGAGAAACGCTGGTGTCGGTTTCGGCGGGAGACACGGTACGCTGGGTGGTCGGGGATACCGCGTCCGGTTCCGGCAGCGCAGCAAGGGCGCATATCCTGGTCAAACCCGTCGCCGCAGGCCTGCGCACCAACCTGATGATCGCGACCGACCGGCGGACTTATCACCTCGAACTGGAATCGACCGCCTCGACTTACATGGCCGCGCTTTCCTGGCGCTATCCGCAGGATGAGCTGGCGGGGCTCGCAGCCCGCAACACGATCGCCGCCGCAGAGGACGCTGTCACGGCTGGGCGCGGCGTCAGCCTCGAGACCCTGAACTTCGACTACCGCCTCACCGGCGACACGCCGGACTGGAAACCTGTCCGCGTGTTCGATGACGGGCGCCAGGTGTTTATCCAGATGCCGGCGTCGATCTCCGCCTCCGAGATGCCGCCGCTCTTTGTGCTGTCGTCCGCCGGAGAGGCTGAACTCGTCAATTACCGCGTCAGGGGAAGCTACTACATCGTCGACCGGCTGTTTGGCGCTGCCGAGCTGCGCCATGGGACAAAGCCCCAGACGGTCGTGCGGATTTCGAAAGCCAGTGCAACCCGCAAGTCCCGCTGGTTCGGAGGCTGA
- a CDS encoding TrbI/VirB10 family protein, which produces MTEPPLFKEAARRLQIRSAPKPATRINRKLLMAGAGLGALGLFAATSIALAPPRPAEPVQQEELVTAGKRKPDGFSALPADYTVLTDVPVLGAPLSGDLGSTILAAEQAYGIETEFQTEYRADFRTRPEDEAVRTARLEAAAQAEEAARAPILFRLGGAATPITSAQRTPDSGFDLASELLALNRQPPNAATSADSDPNLQSRKAAFVREPASSPVYNPERVQDPLSPYQLMAGSLIPASLITGISSDLPGTVIAQVTEDVYDTVRGEHLLIPQGSRLLGRYQSEVSFGQDRALVVWDRILMPDGSSITISEPGSDASGYAGLKDRTDHHWDKVFAAAGLATLLGIGAELGPGEDGDIERAIRRGTTDTINEAGQRAVDRSLSVQPSITIRPGWPVRVIVTKDLVLRPFQETAP; this is translated from the coding sequence ATGACCGAACCTCCCCTGTTCAAGGAAGCTGCGCGGCGGCTGCAGATCCGCTCGGCGCCGAAGCCCGCCACACGGATCAACCGCAAACTCCTGATGGCCGGTGCGGGCCTAGGCGCGCTGGGGCTGTTCGCGGCAACCTCAATAGCACTCGCGCCGCCGCGCCCTGCAGAGCCCGTCCAGCAGGAAGAGCTGGTTACGGCCGGCAAGCGCAAGCCGGATGGGTTCTCGGCGCTACCGGCAGACTATACGGTGCTCACCGATGTGCCCGTGCTCGGAGCGCCGCTGTCCGGCGATCTCGGCTCGACCATTCTCGCCGCCGAGCAGGCTTACGGTATCGAGACAGAGTTCCAGACGGAGTATCGGGCGGATTTTCGCACGCGTCCGGAAGACGAAGCTGTCCGCACGGCGCGGCTTGAAGCCGCCGCTCAGGCCGAAGAAGCAGCCCGCGCCCCGATCCTGTTCCGTCTTGGCGGCGCGGCGACGCCAATAACTTCCGCGCAGCGCACGCCGGATTCCGGGTTCGATCTGGCGTCGGAGCTCCTTGCTCTAAACCGGCAACCCCCGAACGCCGCAACAAGCGCCGACTCAGACCCGAACCTCCAGTCCCGCAAAGCAGCGTTTGTCCGTGAACCGGCCTCCAGCCCCGTCTACAATCCGGAGCGGGTGCAGGACCCGCTTTCGCCTTACCAGCTGATGGCAGGCTCCCTGATCCCGGCGAGCCTGATCACCGGCATCAGCTCGGACCTTCCGGGTACGGTCATCGCGCAGGTAACCGAGGACGTCTATGACACGGTGCGCGGCGAGCACCTGCTGATCCCTCAGGGAAGCCGCCTGCTCGGCCGTTACCAATCAGAAGTCTCGTTCGGCCAGGACCGCGCGCTGGTCGTCTGGGACCGGATCCTGATGCCCGATGGCAGCTCGATCACGATCTCCGAACCGGGCAGCGACGCCTCCGGCTATGCCGGCCTCAAAGACCGGACCGATCACCATTGGGATAAGGTGTTCGCTGCGGCCGGCCTCGCAACTCTCCTCGGCATCGGCGCCGAACTCGGGCCCGGCGAGGATGGCGACATCGAACGCGCCATCCGCCGCGGGACAACCGACACGATCAACGAAGCCGGGCAGCGGGCCGTTGATCGAAGCCTCAGCGTTCAGCCTTCGATCACCATCCGTCCTGGCTGGCCCGTCCGTGTCATCGTGACCAAGGACCTTGTCCTTCGTCCCTTTCAGGAGACAGCCCCATGA
- a CDS encoding CusA/CzcA family heavy metal efflux RND transporter: MFEKIIRFSISQRWVVLACVFGFAALGVYNFQRLPIDAVPDITNVQVQINSEAAGYSPLESEQRITFPIETAIAGLPGLDYTRSISRYGLSQVTVVFEEGTDIFRARQLVSERIQSARESLPPGVTPELGPISTGLGEIYMYVLSPEPGALTPEGEPWTAMDLRTLNDWVVLPQLRGVKGVTEVNTIGGFKKEIHVVPDPSALAAFGLTLADVMSALERNNSNAGAGYIERNGEQNLVRIPGQASTLEDLRGIVVADDGSVPVRISDIASVELGKELRTGAATQDGEEIVLGTAFMLVGENSRTVSQAVDAKINGIRSSLPDGVTMTTVYDRTLLVDRTIATVEKNLVEGALLVIVILFLLLGNIRAAILTAMVIPLSMLMTITGMVENKVSGNLMSLGALDFGLIVDGAVIIVENCLRRFGMAQHSLGRLLTQDERFDLAAEASAEVIKPSIFGIIIITVVYLPIFALTGVEGKMFHPMAFTVVLALTAALILSFTFVPAAVALLIRGKVEEKESTVMRGAAFAYRPALDAAIRYPVIPVVVAVLLAAGAAFGATRLGSEFIPNLDEGDVALHAMRIPGTSLTQSVEMQSQLEKRLKAFPEVERVFAKIGTPEIATDPMPPSVADTFVMLKPRKEWPDPKKSKDDLVEEMQAAAATIPGNNYEFTQPIQMRFNELISGVRSDVAVKIYGDDLDVLLETAEQVEAAASGVAGAEDLKIEQVTGLPMLSVIPDRDALARYGLSIEDVQGVVSTALGGSVAGQLFEGDRRFDIVVRFPDALREDVAAIKRLPIPLPVSRQTIDGVTFLPLSELATVEIVMGPNQISRENAKRRIVVSANVRGRDLGSFVSELQTTIAQGVEIPAGYWIEYGGTYEQLVSASNRLAIVVPVALLLIFGLLLMLFGTARDAAIVFSGVPLALTGGVAALALRDMPLSISAGVGFIALSGVAVLNGVVMLSFIKARREAGEDLLGAIREGALQRLRPVLMTALVASLGFVPMAFNVGAGSEVQRPLATVVIGGIISSTLLTLIVLPALYRLVHGFQLRKGQTPVSGGAAVPAE; the protein is encoded by the coding sequence ATGTTTGAAAAAATCATTCGTTTCTCGATCAGCCAGCGCTGGGTCGTGCTCGCCTGTGTCTTCGGGTTTGCAGCGCTCGGCGTTTACAATTTCCAGCGCCTGCCGATTGATGCTGTCCCTGACATCACCAACGTCCAGGTCCAGATCAACTCCGAGGCGGCCGGCTATTCGCCGCTTGAATCCGAACAGCGCATCACGTTTCCCATAGAGACCGCAATCGCCGGCCTGCCGGGACTCGATTATACGCGCTCTATTTCGCGTTACGGCCTCAGTCAGGTGACGGTCGTGTTCGAAGAAGGCACGGATATTTTTCGCGCGCGCCAGCTGGTGTCCGAGCGCATCCAGTCAGCCCGCGAATCCCTGCCACCGGGTGTCACGCCCGAACTCGGCCCCATCTCGACCGGTCTGGGCGAGATCTACATGTATGTTCTTTCGCCTGAGCCCGGCGCTCTGACACCGGAAGGCGAGCCCTGGACTGCAATGGACCTGCGCACCCTCAATGACTGGGTGGTGCTGCCGCAGCTTCGCGGCGTCAAAGGCGTGACGGAAGTCAACACGATTGGCGGCTTCAAGAAAGAGATTCACGTTGTTCCGGATCCGTCCGCACTGGCGGCCTTCGGGCTTACACTCGCGGATGTTATGTCAGCGCTTGAGCGTAACAATTCGAACGCCGGCGCGGGATACATTGAGCGCAACGGCGAACAGAACCTTGTCCGCATTCCGGGTCAGGCCTCCACCCTGGAAGACCTGCGCGGCATCGTGGTTGCGGATGACGGCTCGGTCCCTGTCCGCATTTCCGACATCGCCTCGGTTGAACTCGGCAAGGAGCTTCGCACGGGCGCAGCAACTCAGGACGGCGAGGAAATCGTTCTCGGAACAGCTTTCATGCTGGTTGGCGAGAACAGCCGCACCGTTTCGCAGGCAGTGGATGCCAAGATCAACGGGATTCGGTCCAGCCTGCCGGACGGTGTAACGATGACGACCGTCTATGACCGGACCCTTCTGGTCGACCGGACCATCGCTACGGTCGAGAAGAACCTCGTCGAAGGCGCTTTGCTGGTCATCGTGATCCTGTTCCTTCTGCTCGGGAACATTCGTGCTGCCATTCTCACCGCAATGGTGATCCCGCTGTCCATGCTGATGACGATCACCGGCATGGTGGAGAACAAGGTCTCCGGGAACCTGATGAGCCTCGGCGCGCTCGACTTTGGTCTCATCGTCGACGGCGCCGTCATCATCGTGGAAAACTGCCTCCGGCGGTTCGGCATGGCCCAGCATTCGCTCGGCCGATTGCTCACCCAGGACGAGCGGTTCGACCTTGCTGCCGAAGCTTCGGCAGAAGTCATCAAACCCTCGATCTTCGGAATCATCATCATCACAGTCGTCTACCTCCCGATCTTTGCCCTCACAGGCGTCGAAGGAAAGATGTTCCACCCGATGGCGTTCACCGTGGTGCTCGCTTTGACGGCGGCGCTCATCCTGTCCTTTACCTTCGTACCCGCAGCTGTTGCCCTGCTGATCCGCGGAAAGGTCGAGGAGAAGGAAAGCACCGTCATGCGCGGCGCAGCCTTCGCCTACCGCCCAGCCCTCGACGCGGCGATCCGCTACCCGGTCATTCCGGTCGTGGTTGCCGTCCTGCTGGCCGCTGGCGCGGCATTCGGAGCAACCCGTCTTGGATCTGAGTTCATCCCGAACCTGGATGAAGGCGACGTCGCGCTTCATGCCATGCGTATTCCTGGCACCAGCCTTACCCAGTCGGTGGAAATGCAGTCGCAGCTGGAAAAACGGCTGAAGGCGTTTCCGGAAGTCGAGCGGGTCTTTGCCAAGATCGGAACACCGGAGATCGCGACCGACCCGATGCCGCCGAGTGTGGCGGACACGTTTGTGATGCTCAAACCCCGCAAGGAATGGCCGGATCCCAAAAAATCGAAAGACGATCTTGTCGAAGAGATGCAAGCCGCCGCGGCAACGATCCCGGGTAACAATTACGAGTTCACTCAGCCCATCCAGATGCGCTTCAATGAACTGATCTCGGGCGTCCGCAGCGATGTCGCCGTCAAGATCTACGGCGACGATCTTGATGTCCTGCTGGAAACTGCCGAACAGGTTGAAGCGGCAGCCTCTGGCGTGGCCGGCGCTGAAGACCTGAAGATTGAACAGGTCACCGGGTTGCCGATGCTCTCGGTGATCCCCGACCGGGACGCGCTTGCGCGGTACGGCCTCAGCATCGAGGACGTTCAGGGGGTCGTCTCGACGGCGCTCGGCGGATCCGTCGCCGGGCAACTTTTCGAAGGCGACCGCCGGTTCGATATCGTGGTCCGGTTCCCGGACGCGCTTCGCGAAGACGTTGCGGCGATCAAACGTCTGCCGATTCCGCTGCCGGTATCGCGGCAGACAATTGATGGGGTGACATTCCTGCCGCTGAGCGAGCTCGCGACGGTGGAGATCGTCATGGGTCCTAACCAGATCAGCCGCGAGAATGCCAAGCGCCGTATCGTCGTCTCGGCCAACGTGCGCGGCCGCGATCTCGGCTCTTTTGTCAGCGAGCTGCAGACCACGATCGCGCAGGGCGTCGAGATACCTGCCGGATACTGGATCGAGTATGGCGGGACCTATGAACAGCTCGTGTCCGCCAGCAACCGGCTTGCGATTGTCGTACCCGTCGCCCTTCTCCTGATCTTCGGCCTTCTGCTGATGCTGTTCGGAACCGCCCGGGACGCAGCGATCGTCTTCTCCGGCGTGCCGCTGGCCCTCACCGGCGGCGTGGCGGCGCTCGCGCTCAGGGACATGCCGCTGTCGATCTCGGCAGGTGTCGGGTTCATTGCGCTTTCCGGCGTCGCCGTGCTCAACGGTGTCGTCATGCTGAGCTTCATCAAGGCAAGGCGCGAAGCGGGAGAAGACCTTCTTGGCGCCATCCGCGAAGGCGCGCTTCAGCGCCTGCGGCCGGTTCTGATGACGGCTTTGGTCGCAAGCCTCGGCTTCGTGCCGATGGCCTTCAATGTCGGCGCAGGCAGCGAGGTCCAGCGTCCGCTGGCAACCGTTGTGATCGGAGGGATTATCTCCTCTACCCTCCTTACACTGATCGTGTTGCCTGCGCTTTACCGGCTGGTCCATGGGTTCCAGCTTCGCAAGGGTCAAACACCTGTTTCCGGCGGCGCAGCCGTGCCGGCAGAGTAG
- a CDS encoding conjugal transfer protein TrbF has protein sequence MRFKRPTAHYGTSPYPETPYQKAGQVWDERIGSARVQAKNWRLMALGCLSLSFATSGALIWRSLQSTVTPYIVEVDETGAAKAVGPATETYAPSDAQIAHHLAGFITFVRSLSIDPVVVRENWLKAYTFAGPEAATTLSEYARENDPFAAIGRRSRTVDVVSIVRVSEESFQGRWIEKTYEGGALTGAKRFTGVFTITLQPPKDAETLRANPLGLYVRSLSWSEDLVTGERQ, from the coding sequence ATGCGCTTCAAACGCCCAACCGCTCACTATGGCACCTCACCGTATCCCGAGACGCCCTACCAGAAAGCCGGACAGGTCTGGGACGAGCGGATCGGCTCGGCCCGGGTTCAGGCGAAAAACTGGCGGCTGATGGCATTGGGGTGTCTCTCGCTTTCGTTCGCGACGTCCGGCGCGCTGATCTGGCGGAGCCTGCAATCGACAGTGACGCCTTACATCGTCGAAGTTGATGAGACGGGCGCGGCGAAGGCCGTCGGCCCGGCGACGGAGACCTACGCGCCCTCCGACGCCCAGATCGCGCATCATCTCGCCGGGTTCATCACCTTTGTCCGTAGCCTGTCGATCGATCCGGTCGTCGTTCGCGAGAACTGGCTCAAAGCGTACACCTTCGCCGGACCTGAAGCGGCGACTACGCTCTCAGAGTATGCCCGCGAGAATGATCCATTCGCCGCGATTGGCCGGCGCTCGCGCACGGTGGATGTCGTCAGCATCGTCCGCGTCAGTGAGGAAAGCTTCCAGGGCCGCTGGATCGAGAAGACCTATGAAGGCGGCGCGCTCACCGGCGCAAAGCGGTTCACAGGTGTTTTCACGATCACGCTGCAGCCGCCGAAGGATGCCGAGACCCTGCGCGCCAACCCCCTCGGCCTTTATGTCCGCTCGCTCAGCTGGAGCGAAGACCTTGTCACAGGAGAAAGACAATGA
- a CDS encoding TolC family protein → MKFSILSATCALAAASGFLPAAAQTCTRDSEAAALYLPLDEAVRRALESDLRPAAARAAVATARAERAIAALRPADSLSLEFENFPGIGLGSEIENLEVTGTFNRVWERGGKREARTSLAERSVDIAEAGVEISKAEIAYEIQSLYVDLALTQERASLAAERLDAARKAQALIEKRVEAARDPLLAGSRATADALVAEGDLKRLTQEAERLRAALADFWAGSPDFGVDICGLSRSNGHDEHPLDVTGSPELLRLEAERRQAQAAIRVAEADRVPDVTWSAGVRKFGTDESLAVLGGVSVPLGSPKRAAPSEQKAASQSRQIEAEADALRQSLLRESARLERTALNALDAIRLLETGPLPEAERAVSLANDGYARGAFSYLDVLDAQKLLFGLRDQRLELLRTYHLAEAALARIQARNLPPSLQETAQ, encoded by the coding sequence ATGAAATTCAGTATCCTGAGCGCGACCTGCGCGCTCGCTGCGGCGTCCGGATTTTTGCCGGCGGCTGCTCAGACCTGCACACGCGATAGCGAAGCCGCCGCGCTTTACCTCCCGCTTGACGAAGCCGTCCGCAGGGCGCTCGAAAGCGACCTGAGGCCAGCGGCTGCACGCGCGGCTGTAGCAACCGCCCGCGCAGAGCGGGCAATCGCCGCGCTGAGGCCTGCCGATTCCCTGAGCCTTGAGTTCGAGAACTTTCCGGGGATAGGCCTCGGTTCTGAAATCGAGAACCTTGAAGTCACCGGTACGTTCAACCGGGTCTGGGAGCGGGGCGGCAAGCGCGAGGCGCGCACGTCCCTCGCCGAGCGCAGCGTGGACATCGCCGAAGCGGGGGTCGAGATCAGTAAGGCGGAAATCGCCTACGAAATCCAGTCTCTCTATGTAGACCTTGCCCTCACTCAGGAACGTGCCTCACTTGCCGCTGAAAGGCTCGACGCCGCGCGCAAGGCACAGGCTTTGATCGAGAAGCGCGTAGAGGCCGCGCGCGACCCGCTCCTCGCAGGGTCCCGCGCAACGGCTGATGCGCTGGTGGCGGAAGGCGACCTTAAGAGGCTCACGCAGGAAGCCGAACGGCTTCGCGCAGCGCTCGCAGACTTTTGGGCAGGCTCGCCTGATTTTGGCGTGGATATCTGCGGTCTGTCCCGCAGCAACGGACATGATGAACACCCACTCGATGTGACAGGCTCTCCCGAACTGTTGCGCCTGGAAGCCGAGCGGCGCCAGGCTCAGGCGGCGATCCGGGTTGCCGAAGCTGACCGGGTCCCCGATGTCACGTGGAGCGCAGGCGTCCGGAAATTCGGCACCGACGAAAGCCTCGCGGTACTGGGCGGGGTCTCTGTGCCGCTCGGTTCACCAAAGCGCGCAGCGCCGTCAGAACAGAAAGCTGCCTCACAATCGCGCCAGATTGAGGCGGAGGCAGACGCCCTGCGTCAGTCCCTGCTCCGCGAGAGCGCGCGTCTTGAACGCACGGCGCTCAACGCGCTTGACGCCATCAGGCTTCTGGAAACCGGCCCTCTTCCTGAGGCGGAACGTGCGGTTTCATTGGCCAATGACGGCTATGCGCGCGGCGCCTTTTCCTACCTCGATGTCCTCGATGCACAGAAGCTGCTGTTCGGCCTGCGCGACCAGCGTCTCGAACTTCTTCGTACCTATCATCTTGCCGAAGCTGCGCTTGCCCGAATCCAGGCCCGCAACCTTCCGCCATCCCTTCAGGAGACTGCCCAATGA